In Rhizophagus irregularis chromosome 28, complete sequence, the genomic stretch ttttttcacattagtatttagttttataaataatatataaaaataatgataaaataatttataacttaatatctaaaattttatttgcatatttttgcagaatttttaatatcaggTATCAATTAAAAAGTCTTTGTATACATTTAccagattttataaaatttacttagtaatatatagtaaaattaaatttttaataaagttagtcaaaaaatttattatttaaaagtcaATCAATTatagttataaaaatatgatcagaaatatccaattttaaagaatgcagaaaatgatttatttataaaataatagacaagataatttcatatataaaaggagaaaatacatataaaaagaTACTTTGCAataagagaatttttttacactttaaaaatttttcttttttttattttaatatataaaaactagaaataattggctattaaataaaaaaaaatttggctaggtttattgaaaattcatAAACTTTTATGCAACATAAAAATCttcaattttactatatgGGCGCTTTGTagtaaaaaaggataaaactactgaaaaatttaaattttcttttatatgccaaaaatattctaaatgcTATAATTTGTTCAGACTTTAtattaactcattttttattttttttagtagtttcGTCCTTTTTTACTGCAAAGTGCCCATATATtactaagtaaattttatagaattcaGTAATTTATTGTAGTTTAGtgtagtaaaaaaatttttttgccacCTGAtctttgtatatatatttttattataagtaagtggAATCCTATTACAGTATTACTATCCTAATAGCTAATGGTTAAGATAAATActtttgtatataataaataaattttaaaattcataaattacttttaaatgcAACccaaacttttattataaatctaaaaaaaaaataaaaaaaataaactttaatttctttcttaaaatttcaattttacatatattttaattaaaattttattgtaaactCATGAATTAGCATATATATgacatcattatcattaaagtatttaaaaattctaatgaactggcttattataatttttataattgtttattttactttGTTACTAAACAATATggatggaattttttttaattagacaGTCTCTAACTTGTCATTTAAGATAAAATCTATTGCAATAATTTTATCCGTGTAGTTAGCTAAATacttaaatactttaaataccaaaacataaataaattaaatgcaaagttcaataatattaatgtaaatgcataaattatcataacaaacatcagataaatataaaatcatccGCTACAAATTCATCAACATTCACTCCATCAAATAATCGTTGATTACAAGAAGAGTTTGGAACGTTAAAATGTCTATAAGGTTCTTCTGGATCTATCCAACTTCCACATAAATAACAAAAGTGTGTTTTACAACGTGTGCATAACATATGATTACATCCCATAGATTTCTCAATAGCGGTTTCACATTGAGGGCATTTTTGTGCGTTTGATTTTATCCATTTATCTGACTCCATTTCTTCTAGAGTATCTCTGACCAATTTTTCCATATTCTTTGTTCCATACCGAAGTTCAAGCATAGATTTGGTAGCTTCATCGGCTACCATATATTCTTGAACAAcctttttgatattatttatcgCACATGGTACACCGACTCCGTGcctattatttatcaataaataaaaatgaattaaaaagaatCTTAGTAAAACAAACAGGTAAAATTACATACCAGGTCCGTTGACAAAACCAACAAAAAGCAAATGTACACTTTGTACAAACACATAATTTTTCAATAGCAGAATCTTTTCTTACAGGTGCTTGACATATTTTACGAGGACAATAAGTCACTAGAGGATCTGTCTCtagtttttgtttttctaaCAATTCAGTATATCTTTGTGACATTTCATGACCGACAATTTCTGTTATTTCTTCTTTAGCCAATTTATTCTGTGACTTACAACTAGGATCAGGACATTTAACTTGTATGACAAACCCTTCTCGAATTAGCATCATAAAATATTCACGAAGACAGATTTGACAAAACACATGTTGACATGAATTAAGTCGATAACATTTATCACCATGTTTCTCTTCAAGGCATATTCCGCATGTAAAATGCCCATTAACAAAGTCCTGATTTTTAGCCTGCTGATCATAGGTACGTAGTAAGGCTTTAAGCGTTGTTTGACCAACGTTATCTATGAATGAACATAACAGAAATATCATAAGAATAGAGCGTTCTTCATCGTTACTCATTCTTTCCTCATTGAAagattaaagtatttataataaacgaACTAATGACATACCATCATAAATTCTCAAAGGGTACGATACTTGCAAATAATCCAAAGTGTTATTCTGTAAAAATTCGGCAAACCGGAATAAAATCTATTGAATGAAAAGATTagtaaattaattgttttataattccATAGTTTTTATGTCGAAGCAAGACATACAACGTCTCTTTCTTCTtcccaaattttcaaaagtcTTTTTTCTAATCTCCTTATCCAATCCCGTTGCATCCAGCAACATTCAAGTTTGAATTGCAGACATTCCTCTGTCGGATAATTGCTTGGCATCGAAAAAATGAGTTTAACTGGTGGCAAATGTCGAACTTTAAGTGGTAGATCGCTAATTAAATTATTGCCTCCAgtaaaatatatcataatttcaTGTGGAATGGATATTTGAATCGTGAGAGATCCTTCGTAACGTGAAGGATTTTCGTCGTTTTCTGTGTATGTGAAATCTTGAGGGTAAATTGCCTGTTACATTACAAGAGTTTATAGGAACGTGATACTATGAGCATGTCACATATACATCCTATTATTAAcgcatataatattttaacggGTTTACCTCAAGTgccaaaatttcattttcttgtTGTATACAACAATCTTCTGTTGAAAATAGCATTATAAATGTTTGAAGTTAATTTTCcccaaaaaaagtttaatatacataaataatgaCGTCATACAATGGATATAGGTTTTCCATATAAGATTAATCATTAATACAAGATTGATAATTAGATGATgcattaacaaaaaaaaaaatcagatattAAGAATTACCTCATTGTTTTTCTCCAGTAAATGGCATCTCGGTTCATATTTTCTAACATATTAAGACGTCAGACTAGCCGTGAGTTGGCGAGAAAGGTATCAGTATATTAAGGAATTCGaactttatttagaatttcGAGTTATGTCTAAAGTATTAATAGTTTAATGAATTGAACTAttgagcaaaaaaaaaagatatgcctgagttactattttaattttgggatattaattttaaattctagTTTACCCGCCCGTTTGCCTCTGAAACCTCTTTCCCTAAACCAATAACACATTCTTCAGTACTTCCAAATGGGTTGACAGTTGCAACTGAAACTAATGAGTTTGCACAAACAGCAACTGTTGGTGTATGGATTGATGCTGGTAGTAGAGCTGAAAATGCGAAGAATAATGGAGCGGCTCATTTCTTGGAACATATGGCATTTAAGGTagagatttattaaatatatatattaatgtatttaatttattaagataattttttttttaagggaacAAAATCTCGTAGTCAACATCAATTGGaactttttattgaaaatattggtGCACATTTGAATGCTTATACATCTCGTGAACAAACAGTATATTATGCTAAAACTTTTAAGGATGATGTTAATATAGCTGTTGAAATTTTATctgatattttacaaaattctaaaTTGGATTCACATGCTATTGAGCGTGAACGTGATGTTATTTTAAGGGAACAGGAAGAAGTAGATAAGTTACTTGATGAAGTGGTCTTTGATCATTTACATGCTACTGCATTCCAAGGTTAGAATTAAGctaattctttcattttatagaatcatgtttaattaaaaaaaaatggtatattACATAGGTCATTCATTGGGTCGTACTATTCTTGGCccaaaagaaaatattctttCTCTTAAACGTGATGATCTTATAGATTATATCAATAAGAATTATACAGCGGATCGTATGGTATTGGTAGGAACTGGTGGTATTCAACATGATAAACTTGTAGATTTGGccaaaaaacatttttcttctttaccAGCTTcaccaaattctttattaccTCGTAGTTCTCATGGTGAAAAACCAACTTTTACAGGATCAGAAGTTAGAGTAAGGAATGATGAATTACCTCAAGCTCACATAGCTCTTGCAGTTGAAAGTGTTGGATGGACTTCGCAAGATTATTATCCTATGTTAGTTGCTCAAGCCGTAATTGGAACTTGGGATAGATCTCTTGGTTCTGCTGCACATTCATCATCTCGTCTTTCTCAAATTATTCATGAGAATCATCTTGCAAATTCTTTCCAAGCTTTTAATACAAGTTATAGTGATACCGGATTATTTGGTGTCTATCTCATATCAGAAAACAAGGAACAGTTAGATGATCTAGTACATTTTACTTGTAAAGAACTTTGgaggtaattttttaattcatttattattttttctaatgttAAAAGTTTGtgattactataattattatttttaaggtTACACACATCAGTTACAGAGGCTGAAGTTGAACGAGCTAAACAACAACTTAAAGCTTCTCTTTTGTTAAATCTGGATGGTACAACGGCAGTTGCTGAAGATATTGGACGTCAGTTAATAACAACAGGAAAAAGACAAAGTCCTCAAGAAGTCGAAGCTATTATTTCCAAAGTCACAGCTGATGATGTACGCAGAGTTGCTGGAGAATATTTGTGGGATCAAGATGTTGCTGTAGTTGGAGTTGGCCCAGgtatatacaatattattttatatctgATCTTTTAagacaaatataatttttttaagattcaACTTTGATTATCTTAGTTGAAGGACTTCCAGATTATAACAGAGTTCGTGGGGACATGGCTACCAAcagattttaaatattaaaaaatacaagatCATCAgtcattaaaacaaaattaaaaagttacagCAAGcatatcttatttattttgcaGTGAGGTTCAGATTTGCCAAACAGAATTACATGTTTATTacaagtataataataaatatgttaaatactaaatttgcAATCATATGGGTCATAAGAtccaaaaagaaatgatgctTATTTCAGTGCCATTAAAGAACCAATAAACGTTAGGatctaaagtaaaataaagttaatcaTAAAGTTAATCATAATTgaaatcgtaaaaaaaaaaataaaattgaaaaacttATTACAAGTCGAGGTCTAACTTCAACAATATCTTCTGGCAGTAAAAATATGGTAGCGCCTATCTTCCTCGCAATAGAAATTGCGTATCTAGCATTCAGCGTAGCATCATCAtctaaaaacattttaatgaatattttagaaGTTAATCATATGTATAATTATAGAACAAACTTAAATTGATGAATTACCAGAGACTCCTTTCGTTACTAAGGAATAATCTACAATTCCTGGCTTAATACTGTCCAACAAGTCAATCAAGAATATACCATTTCTTAATGCTGGATCCTTAAAACTACTTATTTTTGAGGATTTACCACCACGAGATACAGTATCATTGGCCCACTTGATTAAATCATTATCAGTAATATCTCGGCCGCCTTTGGATAAACTTGTTAAAGTCTGAATAATATTCATACGCATCATCTGCCAGACAAGACCAAGGATTAAAGTTTTCGTTCCGTCACAAATATCGGCTCCTTGGATATTAACAAGTGTAAACCGTAGATCTTTACCGATTGTAATCGCATAATTTGTGTTTTCCACTTGTTTGAatcttgataaatttgatgatttattaacttttttccAATTAACTGTGTTTGGaacaattttatcaaatgcttgaagaagaattaaaccatcctaaaataaaaattcataaaaattaaataatgtaatacatAAGTTAAATCAAGAATCTTTAGATAAAGACCTTCACATCTTCATATAGATTATTTACTGCCGGTGTAACATCCAAACTATTAAGCCAGAGTGCAAATACTGTAATGAAATCGACAAtgagttttaaattttaagaaataataatttttaaaatatgaatattttctACCTCTTGCTTCTCTATCATCACTATCATCAAATTCTTCAAGTTCTGccttttcttcttcatcaaGTGGGTCCAAGCAGGGAtgagtattaaataaatgtgcAACAAAGgccaaatttaattttggatTTCCTGTGACAAGGGCTTTTGGAGTCAAGTATTTTCTGCATCCTAATTTCTCGGCATTTTGTAGAACCTGTCATAAGATCGAGATCAgcgaatataaaaattgttgtGTACATACTTTACTTTACTCAAACTTACCTTTTCAGCACGTTCTAGGAGATCAGGCTCATTTAATGGTTCACGTGAACAAATTTCGGGTTTAAGTTGATTTAAAAGTACTGTATAATTTTCACCATCTTTGACATCTGTGCTAAAGTTCGTAAccctatataaataataattttaaaattaatcaaagaaaagaaaaggaaaggAAAAGCCACTTGAAGAAAGAAACAActatatgttatataaaaataaagattaccTTCGATCCCATTTGGCAGCCTTCAAATGATAATTGAACCATCTTAATAAAATCTGATCCGgaggtaattttaaaaattgctcAAGAGTTTCATCATCTTCCAGAAGACGATACAACTCTGGGTGAAGCTTAATAtctattttgtttaataatccaattttgataatttgcCAGATAAGGCCCAAAATTAAATGTTCTCTGCCTTCAATTAAGTCAGCTGATCCAATATTTACAACATTACAGCCGATTCCCTTTGCAGAAAAAATTActagattattattttctgtCATCTTGAACTTATTGATCTTCTTTCCTTTTCCAGGTACATTTAAGACTCGTTCATCAATTGTGTCCGAAACAGAGTCATTGATAAGTTTTGCAAGGATTAATCCgtcttattaataaagaattttgcattaaaattgatacatatatttatttttgtttttacgaAATCACTAACAAGCTATATTTACCTTTACATTCATCGAACAATTGCATAGTATTTGTGTCGATTGGAATTTTATCACTAACATGAGGGTCACCAGCTAATGCCTGATTAATATGTCTGGTAAATTCGGTTCTCTCATCCTCGTTGATAGTATGAGAAACATTCCGACTAGTACCATGAACGGTAATTTTGTGTTTGTTGACCGCAAAAGCACTTTTGTTACGACCTTCCCTGAGTTTTACAATGAGCTGATTAtgaatgattataaaaaaattattataaattaaagcaaaaattaacgaaatatttaaattatacttaccTCAACGAATTCGTCAAGCTCAACATTACCAGTTGAGCTCAAGTTAATTTCTTTCAGCGTGGCCCGAATTTCATCGTATGAATTGCTCTCACCCATTTCTTGTAGAGCCTTAACAACTTCTTTTTGTTCGAGAGCACCATTGCCATCAAGATCAATTTTGCTATATGGACGCGACAGAAGTTAGTATTAAGACACGTAAAGTACACTCGATTCGtgcaaaatcaaaaaaacagCATACTTGAATTGTGCAACGAGATCGAAAATCCCTTGTTGCGATATTTGAGGGTATTTTTTCGCTAATTGTATTgcattcattttattaaaaacttcaaattattaaaaagatgtATACGAGccaaaatatgatgaaatgatgatttatatatatttaaatttgccAAGTAAAA encodes the following:
- a CDS encoding fimbrin, with the translated sequence MNAIQLAKKYPQISQQGIFDLVAQFNKIDLDGNGALEQKEVVKALQEMGESNSYDEIRATLKEINLSSTGNVELDEFVELIVKLREGRNKSAFAVNKHKITVHGTSRNVSHTINEDERTEFTRHINQALAGDPHVSDKIPIDTNTMQLFDECKDGLILAKLINDSVSDTIDERVLNVPGKGKKINKFKMTENNNLVIFSAKGIGCNVVNIGSADLIEGREHLILGLIWQIIKIGLLNKIDIKLHPELYRLLEDDETLEQFLKLPPDQILLRWFNYHLKAAKWDRRVTNFSTDVKDGENYTVLLNQLKPEICSREPLNEPDLLERAEKVLQNAEKLGCRKYLTPKALVTGNPKLNLAFVAHLFNTHPCLDPLDEEEKAELEEFDDSDDREARVFALWLNSLDVTPAVNNLYEDVKDGLILLQAFDKIVPNTVNWKKVNKSSNLSRFKQVENTNYAITIGKDLRFTLVNIQGADICDGTKTLILGLVWQMMRMNIIQTLTSLSKGGRDITDNDLIKWANDTVSRGGKSSKISSFKDPALRNGIFLIDLLDSIKPGIVDYSLVTKGVSDDDATLNARYAISIARKIGATIFLLPEDIVEVRPRLILTFIGSLMALK
- a CDS encoding fimbrin variant 2; protein product: MQLFDECKDGLILAKLINDSVSDTIDERVLNVPGKGKKINKFKMTENNNLVIFSAKGIGCNVVNIGSADLIEGREHLILGLIWQIIKIGLLNKIDIKLHPELYRLLEDDETLEQFLKLPPDQILLRWFNYHLKAAKWDRRVTNFSTDVKDGENYTVLLNQLKPEICSREPLNEPDLLERAEKVLQNAEKLGCRKYLTPKALVTGNPKLNLAFVAHLFNTHPCLDPLDEEEKAELEEFDDSDDREARVFALWLNSLDVTPAVNNLYEDVKDGLILLQAFDKIVPNTVNWKKVNKSSNLSRFKQVENTNYAITIGKDLRFTLVNIQGADICDGTKTLILGLVWQMMRMNIIQTLTSLSKGGRDITDNDLIKWANDTVSRGGKSSKISSFKDPALRNGIFLIDLLDSIKPGIVDYSLVTKGVSDDDATLNARYAISIARKIGATIFLLPEDIVEVRPRLILTFIGSLMALK